In Silene latifolia isolate original U9 population chromosome X, ASM4854445v1, whole genome shotgun sequence, the following proteins share a genomic window:
- the LOC141620269 gene encoding uncharacterized protein LOC141620269, which produces MQTLVLSPKRPVGPIFHKLVQELIAQVFLKVSPMKDIKRFGIKGKLSTKYFEPYEVLKRVGEVAYRLALPPNLSKVHDVFHLSQLRHYCSDPSHVLQANDIEVEPNLIYEERPVRILERQEERLRNKIVAFFLGM; this is translated from the exons atgcaaacgcttgttctctctccaaAGCGCCCCGTGGGCCCCATTTTCCACAAGTTGGTTCAGGAATTGATTGCACAG GTGTTCcttaaggtttcgccgatgaaagATATCAAGAGATTTGGGATTAAGGGCAAGCTTAGTACTAAGTACTTTGAACCTTATGAGGTGCTTAAGAGAGTTGGCGAGGTggcctataggttggctttacctccgaatTTGTCGAAGGTTCATGATGTGTTCCATTTGTCACAGTTGCGCCATTATtgcagtgatccttctcatgtcTTGCAAGCTAATGATATCGAAGTTGAGCCTAACCTGATTTATGAGGAACGACCAGTTCGTATTTTGGAACGTCAGGAAGAGAGGTTAAGGAATAAGATTGTAGCTTTCTTTCTTGGTATGTAA